One region of Catenuloplanes indicus genomic DNA includes:
- a CDS encoding cobalamin-dependent protein (Presence of a B(12) (cobalamin)-binding domain implies dependence on cobalamin itself, in one of its several forms, or in some unusual lineages, dependence on a cobalamin-like analog.), whose product MGTRQRTVILGVAHSDAHAVANHLIAMQLREHGFDVVNLGVCTPLTDFADALDAHPDAEAVIVGSLNGHAYADLADLPRLRDAGRLARPLILGGNLTVGSHKTDEGYRRLRALGVDHLLDDPHELPLLLDLIHAAGTRGRTREAVSAHV is encoded by the coding sequence ATGGGCACTCGACAGCGAACGGTCATCCTCGGTGTGGCGCACAGCGACGCCCACGCGGTGGCCAACCACCTGATCGCGATGCAGTTGCGCGAGCACGGCTTCGACGTGGTCAACCTCGGCGTGTGCACGCCGCTGACCGACTTCGCCGACGCGCTCGACGCGCACCCCGACGCCGAGGCCGTCATCGTCGGCAGCCTCAACGGCCACGCGTACGCCGACCTGGCCGACCTGCCACGGCTGCGCGACGCCGGACGGCTGGCCCGGCCGCTGATCCTCGGCGGGAACCTGACGGTCGGCAGTCACAAGACCGACGAGGGCTACCGGCGGCTGCGCGCGCTGGGCGTCGACCACCTGCTCGACGACCCCCACGAGCTGCCGCTGCTGCTGGACCTCATCCACGCCGCCGGCACCCGCGGCCGCACCCGGGAGGCGGTGAGCGCACATGTCTGA
- a CDS encoding stearoyl-CoA 9-desaturase gives MTITEIPAPPATVAERPAATYRTHDSADNSVRDSMRQLPGVLQLPLTFLTGRPYSGQRSLHLTPTVHLLTAGASIAAGLALTAGALGGGGWWLLLLLPGWAGTLHGARNLRMMIFHQCAHRNMWARRGPDALAGRIVAGLLVVQHFERYSAEHVADHHALHHMTLRDPTVQAFLVSLQLRPGMTRPQMWRRLLGKIFSPVFHARFLWARIRSYAHSAAPAERLLTGGFYAGLAVLATLLGGWPLLLLGWLLPMTLFFQVSNALRLCVKHTFPSPDVTQRRGKEYFASLTNAIFIGEPAPSPRLRGPAAARAWLRWWARMLLVHFPARYLVLTGDTVCHDFHHRRPMSRQWADYIFAREEDVRSGHRGWPPYREIWGLVPAISLVLESLSQADPAEFDPALLAGASDRELFAAFDD, from the coding sequence GTGACCATCACCGAGATCCCTGCGCCGCCGGCCACCGTGGCCGAGAGGCCGGCTGCCACCTACCGCACCCACGACTCGGCGGACAACAGCGTCCGCGACTCGATGCGACAGCTCCCCGGCGTCCTGCAACTGCCGCTGACGTTCCTCACCGGCCGCCCGTACTCCGGCCAGCGGTCGCTGCACCTGACGCCGACCGTGCACCTGCTGACCGCGGGCGCGTCGATCGCGGCCGGGCTGGCCCTGACCGCCGGTGCGCTCGGCGGCGGCGGCTGGTGGCTGCTCCTGCTGCTGCCCGGGTGGGCCGGCACGCTGCACGGCGCCCGCAACCTCCGAATGATGATCTTCCACCAGTGCGCGCACCGCAACATGTGGGCGCGGCGCGGACCGGACGCGCTCGCCGGCCGGATCGTGGCCGGGCTGTTGGTGGTCCAGCACTTCGAGCGGTACAGCGCGGAGCACGTCGCCGACCACCACGCGCTGCACCACATGACGCTGCGCGACCCCACCGTGCAGGCCTTCCTGGTCAGTCTGCAGCTGCGGCCCGGGATGACCCGCCCGCAGATGTGGCGGCGCCTGCTGGGCAAGATCTTCTCCCCGGTGTTCCACGCCCGTTTCCTGTGGGCCCGGATCCGTTCCTACGCGCACTCGGCGGCCCCGGCCGAGCGGCTGCTGACCGGCGGTTTCTACGCCGGCCTGGCGGTGCTGGCCACGCTGCTGGGCGGCTGGCCGCTGCTGCTGCTCGGCTGGCTGCTGCCGATGACGCTGTTCTTCCAGGTCAGCAACGCGCTCCGGCTGTGCGTCAAGCACACCTTCCCGTCGCCGGACGTCACCCAGCGCCGCGGCAAGGAGTACTTCGCCAGCCTCACCAACGCGATCTTCATCGGCGAGCCCGCCCCGTCCCCGCGACTGCGCGGCCCGGCCGCGGCCCGCGCCTGGCTGCGCTGGTGGGCACGGATGCTGCTGGTCCACTTCCCGGCGCGCTACCTGGTCCTGACCGGTGACACCGTGTGCCACGACTTCCACCACCGGCGTCCGATGAGCAGGCAGTGGGCCGACTACATCTTCGCCCGCGAGGAGGACGTGCGCTCCGGGCACCGCGGCTGGCCGCCGTACCGCGAGATCTGGGGTCTCGTCCCGGCGATCAGCCTGGTCCTGGAGTCGCTGTCGCAGGCCGACCCGGCGGAGTTCGACCCGGCGCTGCTGGCCGGGGCCAGTGACCGCGAGCTCTTCGCCGCCTTCGACGACTGA
- a CDS encoding DUF6153 family protein: MTSAAVTVTGRTARLVLLLATALGLALMHTLGHAGVRGDAHPATTGMHAPAVVGGTAAFTEATACPGGHCGDHGPGVWSVCLAILTGMVVLMMLLWLAGAGHRRSGRAAAATRRVSSPRAPPDAPAGLRLTSVAVLRI, encoded by the coding sequence GTGACCTCCGCAGCGGTGACCGTGACGGGCCGGACGGCCCGGCTCGTGCTGCTGCTGGCGACCGCCCTCGGGCTGGCGCTGATGCACACCCTCGGCCACGCCGGTGTCCGCGGCGACGCGCACCCGGCCACGACCGGCATGCACGCCCCGGCGGTCGTCGGCGGCACGGCCGCGTTCACCGAGGCGACCGCGTGCCCGGGCGGGCACTGCGGTGATCACGGACCGGGCGTCTGGAGTGTGTGCCTGGCGATCCTGACCGGCATGGTCGTGCTGATGATGCTGCTCTGGCTGGCCGGCGCCGGCCACCGCCGGTCCGGGCGTGCGGCGGCGGCGACGCGGCGGGTGTCGTCGCCACGCGCCCCGCCGGACGCGCCGGCCGGGCTGAGGCTGACCTCGGTAGCGGTGCTGCGTATATGA
- a CDS encoding L,D-transpeptidase family protein: MTYLLSAAAVLGLVATAAAGDVLDLMHPATAPAQVAPAPAAPAAGTAVVTVLRQDPASTRATAADAPAPRPPASAPAPGPATAAAGADTAVVACAGGRWQRDIEEHLAGLGGYGPVSVDGRSSPADCAAIRAFQQRFGIEPAAGQADPATADVARRIAASTDPKRERQCRAGAGVTACVDLTLQTVWVMRAGAVVFGPTVVRTGFRGHATPAGVYRINKRAVREWSDPYEVWLPYWQRFIGGIGFHETTTYLHDAARGSHGCVNLLHRDAVAMWKQLQTGARVHTFGRRPGT; the protein is encoded by the coding sequence GTGACCTATCTGCTGAGCGCGGCCGCGGTGCTCGGGCTGGTGGCGACGGCCGCGGCCGGTGACGTACTGGACCTGATGCACCCGGCTACGGCGCCCGCGCAGGTCGCGCCCGCACCGGCGGCCCCGGCCGCGGGCACGGCGGTCGTCACGGTCCTGCGCCAGGACCCGGCGTCGACCCGCGCTACGGCCGCGGACGCGCCCGCACCGCGCCCGCCGGCTTCCGCGCCGGCCCCGGGTCCGGCCACCGCCGCTGCGGGCGCGGACACCGCGGTCGTCGCGTGTGCGGGCGGCCGGTGGCAGCGCGACATCGAGGAGCACCTCGCCGGCCTGGGCGGTTACGGGCCGGTCAGCGTCGACGGCCGGTCCTCGCCCGCCGACTGCGCCGCGATCCGCGCGTTCCAGCAGCGGTTCGGTATCGAGCCGGCCGCCGGGCAGGCCGATCCGGCGACCGCGGACGTCGCCCGGCGCATCGCCGCGAGTACCGACCCGAAGCGGGAACGGCAGTGCAGGGCCGGCGCCGGTGTGACCGCGTGCGTCGACCTGACCCTGCAGACCGTGTGGGTGATGCGTGCCGGTGCCGTGGTGTTCGGGCCGACCGTGGTCCGGACCGGGTTCCGCGGCCACGCCACCCCGGCCGGGGTGTACCGGATCAACAAACGCGCGGTCCGGGAGTGGTCGGATCCGTACGAGGTGTGGCTGCCGTACTGGCAGCGGTTCATCGGCGGGATCGGGTTCCACGAGACGACCACGTACCTGCATGACGCGGCCCGGGGCTCGCACGGCTGCGTCAATCTGCTGCACCGCGACGCCGTGGCGATGTGGAAGCAGCTGCAGACCGGCGCGCGGGTGCACACGTTCGGCCGCCGGCCCGGTACCTGA
- a CDS encoding TerC family protein, which produces MNVSGAVWLLTVIGIVGLLLFDYFFHVRRTHIPSLGEAARWTAVYIGIAVAFGFGVLILGGGTAGAEYFAGYVTEKALSVDNLFVFLLLLGSFKVPRADQQKVLLFGITFSLIVRTGFIFLGAALINSFAWVFYLFGLILLITAGNLLREQHDDDRPPDNVIIRLARRVLRTSENYDGDKLVTTVDGRRMLTPMLLVMVAIGGTDILFALDSIPAIFGLTQNTYLVFTATAFSLLGLRQLYFLIDGLLDRLVYLSYGLAAILALIGIKLILHALHENNVPFINNGEHVDAAEISTGLSLSLIIGILLVTVLFSLLSPRGRAQTYTRAARRHANEYLDVETDPAYCDEIYHRLLEEEAHINGLPAKYRARTYAEKELTDLLRRAHELHERRVAAGTCFRPEPASTGVS; this is translated from the coding sequence ATGAACGTCTCCGGTGCCGTCTGGCTGCTTACCGTGATCGGTATCGTCGGCCTGCTGTTGTTCGACTACTTCTTCCACGTGCGGCGTACGCACATCCCGTCGCTCGGCGAGGCCGCGCGCTGGACGGCCGTCTACATCGGCATCGCGGTGGCGTTCGGCTTCGGGGTGCTGATCCTCGGCGGTGGTACGGCCGGTGCGGAGTACTTCGCGGGCTACGTCACCGAGAAGGCGCTGTCGGTCGACAACCTGTTCGTCTTCCTGCTGCTGCTCGGCAGCTTCAAGGTGCCGCGTGCCGACCAGCAGAAGGTGCTGTTGTTCGGCATCACGTTCTCGCTGATCGTCCGGACCGGGTTCATCTTCCTGGGCGCCGCGCTGATCAACTCGTTCGCGTGGGTGTTCTACCTGTTCGGGCTGATCCTGCTGATCACCGCGGGCAACCTGCTGCGGGAGCAGCACGACGACGACCGGCCGCCGGACAACGTCATCATCCGGCTGGCACGCCGGGTGCTGCGTACCTCGGAGAACTACGACGGCGACAAGCTCGTCACCACCGTGGACGGGCGCCGCATGCTGACGCCGATGCTGCTGGTGATGGTGGCGATCGGCGGCACCGACATCCTGTTCGCGCTCGACTCGATCCCGGCGATCTTCGGGCTCACCCAGAACACCTACCTGGTGTTCACCGCGACCGCGTTCTCACTGCTCGGGCTGCGGCAGCTGTACTTCCTGATCGACGGCCTGCTGGACCGGCTGGTCTACCTGTCCTACGGTCTCGCCGCGATCCTGGCGCTGATCGGGATCAAGCTGATCCTGCACGCGCTGCACGAGAACAACGTGCCGTTCATCAACAACGGTGAGCACGTCGACGCCGCCGAGATCTCGACCGGCCTGTCGCTGTCGCTGATCATCGGCATCCTGCTGGTCACCGTGTTGTTCTCGCTGCTGAGCCCGCGTGGGCGGGCGCAGACGTACACCAGGGCGGCACGCCGGCACGCCAACGAGTACCTCGACGTCGAGACGGACCCGGCCTACTGCGACGAGATCTACCACCGGCTGCTCGAGGAGGAGGCGCACATCAACGGCCTGCCCGCGAAGTACCGGGCCCGGACGTACGCCGAGAAGGAGCTGACCGACCTGCTGCGGCGCGCTCACGAACTGCACGAGCGGCGAGTGGCCGCGGGTACGTGTTTCCGCCCGGAACCGGCGTCGACGGGGGTGTCCTGA
- a CDS encoding helix-turn-helix transcriptional regulator yields MADTSARILRLLSLLQARVEWRGADLADRLDVSARTLRRDVGTLRELGYPVNAVMGAGGGYRLGAGGRLPPLVLDDDQAIAIALALQTAPATVAGIVDAVGRALTTLRQVMPARLRAASEAFDVTLLRNYWEFSAEPVDVGTLRTVGAAIRTARVLRFDHHAGDGVAPDAGPPRDVEPHHLVVWAGRWYLIARDLPGRRWHTYRVDRIRPHTPGGGAVFTPQPLTRDDLTRLVVQNPDRGDTPGQWQCVGSAILDLPAAVTARWAPGGSVVEPVGAGRSRLTVGGWSWAGIAGLLITFDTGLSDVEPPELRAAMRQISRRLDDATAPAR; encoded by the coding sequence GTGGCCGATACCTCCGCGCGGATCCTGCGCCTGCTGTCCCTGCTCCAGGCGCGTGTCGAGTGGCGCGGCGCCGACCTCGCGGACCGGCTCGACGTGTCGGCCCGGACCCTGCGGCGCGATGTCGGCACCCTCCGGGAGCTGGGCTATCCGGTCAATGCCGTGATGGGCGCCGGTGGTGGTTACCGGCTCGGTGCCGGTGGCCGGCTGCCGCCGCTCGTGCTCGACGACGACCAGGCGATCGCGATCGCGCTGGCGCTGCAGACCGCGCCGGCGACGGTGGCCGGGATCGTCGACGCGGTGGGCCGGGCGCTCACCACGCTGCGTCAGGTGATGCCGGCCCGGCTGCGCGCGGCGAGCGAGGCGTTCGACGTGACCCTGCTGCGCAACTACTGGGAGTTCTCGGCCGAGCCGGTCGACGTGGGCACGCTGCGGACGGTCGGCGCGGCGATCCGTACCGCGCGGGTGTTGCGGTTCGATCATCACGCCGGTGACGGCGTGGCTCCCGATGCCGGCCCGCCGCGGGACGTGGAGCCGCATCACCTGGTCGTCTGGGCCGGACGCTGGTATCTGATCGCGCGCGACCTCCCGGGCCGGAGGTGGCACACCTACCGGGTCGACCGGATCCGCCCGCACACCCCCGGTGGCGGCGCGGTCTTCACCCCGCAGCCGCTGACCCGCGACGACCTGACCCGGCTGGTGGTGCAGAACCCGGATCGCGGCGACACCCCCGGTCAGTGGCAGTGCGTCGGGTCGGCGATCCTCGACCTGCCCGCCGCGGTCACCGCCCGCTGGGCGCCGGGCGGCTCCGTCGTCGAGCCGGTCGGCGCCGGGCGCAGCAGGCTCACCGTCGGCGGGTGGTCCTGGGCCGGGATCGCCGGTCTGCTCATCACCTTCGACACCGGCCTGAGTGACGTCGAGCCACCGGAACTGCGGGCCGCGATGCGTCAGATCAGCCGGCGACTCGACGATGCGACGGCACCGGCGCGGTGA
- a CDS encoding pyridoxal phosphate-dependent decarboxylase family protein, which yields MSIVEQSMTSVAPLEPPAGSAAGLDRVRTLTEAALEVLGQVSAGRPGPVTAGGPAAVTNAARASLSGPLLPEHPAGALETFVTMVRDYATWSVDLSHPAALARMQCPPTPVAAASELVVGILNQSLHAWESGPYALELERYVVRELADLVGYGPEAGGTITAGGSISNLMAILTARDSVLAARMDRRAFADGLGALPRRPVVLATDATHFSIGRAAGICGIGEDGIVRVPSDELGRLLPAELDRTLTGLPADVLPVAVIACVGATDQGWVDDLPGLSEVCRRHGVWLHADAAYGGGALFSPRLRERLAGIAEADSVTLDLHKFGWTAATSGVFLLRDAAGLAPLSQQTTTLNAGDDAEAGFIGLYGNSVQATRRAEAFKIAVTMRALGRDGMAAMVDGCYELARYTADQVEARPGLELAARPAMTTVLFRFRDEDENDGDGHDLDALNGALRRRLMEQGTVLLARTRVRRPDGTQPVFLKIMILNPATTTAQIDHILDQIVHTATGLTR from the coding sequence GTGAGCATCGTCGAGCAGAGCATGACGTCCGTGGCACCGCTGGAGCCGCCGGCCGGCAGCGCGGCCGGGCTGGACCGGGTACGGACGCTGACCGAGGCCGCGCTGGAGGTGCTCGGGCAGGTGAGCGCGGGCCGGCCGGGCCCGGTGACGGCCGGTGGGCCGGCCGCGGTGACGAACGCGGCGCGTGCGTCGCTGAGTGGCCCCCTGCTGCCGGAGCACCCGGCCGGCGCGCTGGAGACGTTCGTGACCATGGTGCGCGACTACGCCACGTGGTCGGTGGATCTGAGCCACCCGGCAGCGCTCGCCCGTATGCAGTGCCCGCCGACGCCGGTCGCGGCCGCGTCGGAGCTGGTCGTCGGCATCCTCAACCAGTCCCTGCACGCCTGGGAGAGCGGGCCGTACGCGCTGGAACTCGAGCGGTACGTCGTCCGGGAGCTCGCCGACCTGGTCGGTTACGGGCCGGAGGCGGGCGGGACGATCACCGCCGGCGGCAGCATCTCCAATCTGATGGCGATCCTCACCGCCCGCGACAGCGTCCTGGCGGCGCGCATGGACCGGCGGGCGTTCGCGGACGGGCTCGGTGCGCTGCCGCGCCGTCCGGTGGTGCTGGCGACCGACGCGACGCACTTCTCGATCGGCCGCGCCGCCGGGATCTGCGGCATCGGTGAGGACGGGATCGTCCGGGTCCCGTCGGACGAGCTGGGCCGGCTGCTGCCCGCCGAACTCGACCGCACCCTCACGGGCCTGCCCGCGGACGTGCTGCCGGTGGCGGTGATCGCCTGCGTCGGCGCCACCGATCAGGGCTGGGTGGACGACCTGCCGGGGCTGTCGGAGGTCTGCCGCCGGCACGGGGTGTGGCTGCACGCGGACGCCGCCTACGGCGGTGGCGCGCTGTTCTCGCCGCGGCTGCGCGAGCGCCTGGCGGGGATCGCCGAGGCCGATTCGGTCACGCTGGACCTGCACAAGTTCGGCTGGACCGCGGCCACCTCCGGGGTGTTCCTGCTGCGGGACGCGGCCGGGCTGGCCCCGCTGTCGCAGCAGACGACCACGCTCAACGCCGGTGACGACGCCGAGGCGGGCTTCATCGGGCTGTACGGCAACTCGGTGCAGGCGACCCGCCGCGCCGAGGCCTTCAAGATCGCGGTGACCATGCGCGCGCTGGGCCGGGACGGCATGGCCGCGATGGTCGACGGCTGCTACGAGCTGGCGCGGTACACCGCCGACCAGGTCGAGGCCCGCCCCGGCCTGGAGCTGGCCGCACGGCCGGCGATGACCACGGTCCTCTTCCGCTTCCGCGACGAGGACGAAAACGACGGCGACGGCCACGACCTGGACGCGCTCAACGGTGCGCTACGGCGGCGGCTGATGGAGCAGGGCACGGTGCTGCTCGCCCGGACCAGGGTCCGGCGCCCGGACGGCACGCAGCCCGTCTTCCTCAAGATCATGATTCTCAACCCGGCGACCACCACCGCGCAGATCGACCACATCCTCGACCAGATCGTGCACACCGCCACCGGCCTGACCCGTTGA
- a CDS encoding GGDEF domain-containing protein yields MTRGAAWPVYLALSGLVVVIYFAVPADAVQTVLVGLLGASAAVAIVLGVRWHRPAVRWPWYLMAAARLLFAVAEVLYWIQTALWGRDAFPSYSDVLYLAFSACLVVAIAGLVRARRPGRDLPGLLDAAILSTGAALLAWVYLIVPYVRADDLSPLARAVSLAYPVADIAMLAVLLRLATGRGNRPAAYRLFAASMVVLLLGDVVYALLELSIGYHPGHPVDAAWLIMQALGGAAALHPSMATLSRPEPATAHTPVSPGRLAALAVASLMAPAVLAIEWVRDMPIDVPVIVAGSAILFLLVIARLEGVVRLQTATLRTAEILASTDQLTGLANRRRFHDRWQASLDAPTGPTALLYIDLDGFKPVNDAHGHATGDAVLTAVADRIRTTVRADDVVARLGGDEFAVILPVTDDARATQVAARILAALDAPIATPAGPIRVGASIGMITAPPGSDAEQQLRRADAAMYAAKAAGRNRLHHAADAP; encoded by the coding sequence GTGACGCGCGGTGCGGCGTGGCCGGTGTATCTGGCGTTGTCCGGGCTGGTCGTCGTCATCTATTTCGCGGTACCCGCCGACGCGGTGCAGACCGTGCTGGTCGGGCTGCTGGGTGCCTCCGCCGCCGTGGCGATCGTGCTCGGCGTACGGTGGCATCGCCCGGCCGTGCGCTGGCCGTGGTACCTGATGGCGGCCGCCCGGCTGCTGTTCGCCGTCGCCGAGGTCCTGTACTGGATCCAGACCGCGCTGTGGGGACGCGACGCGTTCCCGTCCTACTCCGACGTGCTCTACCTGGCCTTCAGCGCGTGCCTGGTGGTCGCGATCGCCGGGCTGGTGCGCGCCCGGCGGCCCGGCCGGGACCTGCCCGGCCTGCTCGACGCCGCGATCCTGTCGACCGGCGCGGCGCTGCTCGCCTGGGTGTACCTGATCGTGCCGTACGTGCGCGCCGACGACCTCAGCCCGCTGGCCCGCGCGGTCTCGCTGGCGTACCCGGTCGCCGACATCGCCATGCTGGCCGTGCTGCTGCGGCTGGCGACCGGCCGCGGGAACCGCCCGGCCGCGTACCGCCTGTTCGCCGCCAGCATGGTCGTGCTGCTCCTCGGCGACGTCGTCTACGCGCTGCTCGAGCTGAGCATCGGCTACCACCCCGGGCACCCGGTGGACGCCGCCTGGCTGATCATGCAGGCGCTGGGCGGCGCGGCCGCGCTGCACCCGTCGATGGCCACGCTCTCCCGCCCCGAGCCCGCGACCGCGCACACCCCCGTGTCCCCGGGCCGCCTGGCCGCGCTCGCGGTCGCCAGCCTGATGGCACCGGCCGTCCTGGCCATCGAGTGGGTGCGGGACATGCCGATCGACGTACCCGTGATCGTGGCCGGGTCCGCGATCCTGTTCCTGCTCGTCATCGCACGGCTCGAGGGCGTCGTCCGGCTGCAGACCGCCACGCTGCGTACGGCCGAGATCCTCGCCTCCACCGACCAGCTGACCGGCCTGGCGAACCGCCGCCGCTTCCACGACCGATGGCAGGCCAGCCTCGATGCCCCCACCGGCCCGACCGCGCTGCTCTACATCGACCTCGACGGCTTCAAACCCGTCAACGACGCACACGGCCACGCCACCGGCGACGCGGTCCTGACCGCGGTCGCCGACCGCATCCGCACGACCGTGCGCGCCGATGACGTGGTCGCGCGCCTCGGCGGCGACGAGTTCGCCGTCATCCTGCCCGTCACCGACGACGCCCGGGCCACTCAGGTCGCCGCGCGGATCCTCGCGGCGCTCGACGCGCCGATCGCCACACCGGCCGGGCCGATCCGGGTCGGCGCGAGCATCGGCATGATCACCGCCCCGCCCGGCAGCGACGCCGAACAGCAGCTGCGGCGCGCGGACGCGGCCATGTACGCGGCCAAGGCGGCCGGCCGCAACCGCCTCCACCACGCCGCCGACGCACCGTGA
- a CDS encoding (2Fe-2S)-binding protein: MTTLVRERAGADPLAAVAAGLRAADADGAGLAPGLTVADRAGWIPATELTGAGLDMMITAATSRWDAPPHAAVAQMWKAYTYWLLVPIVHGWQSGRRIPLLTAGNTMLRLDTRHPVVVGARPGTGVATLAHDRSAATDGALPALLHHVVLDAHLNPVLEALHRRTRLGRRTLRGLIASGAAHALLRSADLTTRSATEALDRWLTALDCAGLAEVVPGPAGKPAVRRRTCCLAYALPHRTGCTSCATRSA, from the coding sequence GTGACCACGCTCGTGCGGGAGCGGGCCGGCGCCGATCCGCTCGCCGCGGTGGCCGCCGGACTCCGGGCCGCCGACGCGGACGGTGCGGGCCTGGCACCCGGCCTGACCGTCGCCGACCGGGCCGGCTGGATACCCGCCACCGAACTGACCGGCGCCGGCCTGGACATGATGATCACCGCGGCCACGTCCCGATGGGACGCGCCGCCGCACGCCGCCGTGGCGCAGATGTGGAAGGCCTACACGTACTGGTTGCTGGTCCCGATCGTGCACGGCTGGCAGTCCGGGCGTCGCATACCGCTGCTGACGGCCGGGAACACGATGCTACGGCTGGACACCCGCCACCCGGTCGTCGTCGGCGCACGCCCCGGCACCGGTGTGGCGACGCTCGCCCACGACCGGTCGGCCGCGACCGACGGCGCGCTGCCCGCCCTGCTGCACCACGTCGTACTCGACGCGCACCTGAACCCGGTGCTGGAGGCACTGCACCGCCGGACCCGGCTGGGCCGCCGTACGTTGCGCGGTCTGATCGCCTCGGGCGCGGCACACGCGCTGCTGCGATCGGCCGACCTGACGACCCGGTCCGCGACGGAGGCCCTCGACCGGTGGCTCACCGCGCTGGACTGCGCCGGTCTCGCCGAGGTCGTGCCCGGCCCGGCCGGGAAACCGGCCGTCCGGCGCCGCACCTGCTGCCTCGCCTACGCCCTTCCGCACCGCACCGGCTGCACCAGCTGCGCCACCCGCTCGGCGTGA
- a CDS encoding DUF305 domain-containing protein produces MMRTSLPSATVLRRGLLAVAAVTAALALPACGGDHSATPGADGMDHTPASAPAAAPASAGTFNDADVSFAQSMIPHHQQAVQMAVMADGRAADSEVRTLAGKIRQAQQPEIDTMTGWLTAWGRPAPSMSMDAGMHHGSMPGMMSDADMATLTDATGTAFDKHFLTMMISHHEGAVEMAQRELADGASTDAKTLAQKIITDQQAEITTMRTILARL; encoded by the coding sequence ATGATGCGTACTTCTCTGCCGTCCGCCACGGTGCTGCGGCGTGGCCTGCTCGCCGTGGCCGCCGTCACCGCCGCGCTGGCGCTGCCGGCCTGCGGCGGTGACCACTCCGCCACCCCCGGGGCCGACGGCATGGACCACACCCCGGCGAGCGCGCCGGCCGCCGCGCCTGCGTCGGCCGGGACGTTCAACGACGCCGACGTCAGCTTCGCCCAGTCGATGATCCCGCACCACCAGCAGGCGGTGCAGATGGCCGTGATGGCCGACGGCCGGGCCGCCGACAGCGAGGTCAGAACCCTCGCCGGCAAGATCCGGCAAGCCCAGCAGCCCGAGATCGACACCATGACCGGCTGGCTGACCGCCTGGGGCCGGCCCGCGCCGAGCATGAGCATGGACGCGGGCATGCACCACGGGTCGATGCCCGGCATGATGTCCGACGCGGACATGGCCACCCTCACCGACGCCACCGGCACCGCGTTCGACAAGCACTTCCTCACCATGATGATCAGCCACCACGAGGGCGCCGTCGAGATGGCCCAGCGAGAACTGGCCGACGGCGCCAGCACCGACGCCAAGACCCTGGCCCAGAAGATCATCACCGACCAGCAGGCCGAGATCACCACGATGAGGACCATCCTCGCCCGCCTGTGA